The Streptomyces kanamyceticus genome window below encodes:
- a CDS encoding MFS transporter — translation MSYREVMTKEVVRWGVVAVGARMPVAAAPLAVVFLVRERPGGYALGAVLAAVYVIGEIIGAPLLGVRLRAERARPQLAVGLAVGALGFAALGALPGAHPVALGLFAFVAGAAPAAATGGLRALLNSVVPEKAAAQALSVESMLTFGIWAVAPAAVTGLALGVSPALPLLLAAALMASAVAGLWLLPVGWDSDADDRGGEPMTRILVRAWPIYVTGAASLSMLALAELVLPALLEQRGIAVGWAGPLLAGLALGSAVGSFCYGLRSWPGRLRTQSMVLMFAVSGCLALVALLPSLGWLFGALGVAGVLQAGAMLTRNLSLREVLPPSALAAGYSVMYAAVGAGYAASGSLAGALLSVASPSTAILAGVGLSVVLTVVGLLGEVRPAPSTGQVVSSGAGASPASADGVGGRGDDIAERAAIRGGGDAERGL, via the coding sequence ATGAGCTATCGCGAGGTCATGACCAAGGAGGTCGTCCGCTGGGGCGTCGTGGCCGTCGGCGCCCGGATGCCGGTGGCCGCGGCGCCGCTCGCGGTGGTCTTCCTCGTGCGCGAGCGGCCCGGCGGCTATGCGCTGGGCGCGGTGCTCGCCGCGGTGTACGTGATCGGCGAGATCATCGGCGCCCCGCTGCTCGGCGTGCGGCTGCGGGCCGAGCGGGCGCGGCCGCAGCTGGCCGTGGGGCTCGCCGTGGGCGCGCTCGGATTCGCCGCGCTCGGCGCGCTGCCCGGCGCGCACCCCGTGGCCCTCGGGCTCTTCGCCTTCGTCGCGGGCGCCGCCCCCGCCGCCGCGACCGGCGGCCTGCGCGCGCTCCTGAACAGCGTGGTGCCGGAGAAGGCCGCCGCGCAGGCGCTGTCCGTCGAGTCGATGCTGACCTTCGGGATATGGGCCGTCGCGCCCGCCGCCGTCACCGGGCTCGCCCTCGGCGTCTCACCCGCGCTCCCGCTCCTGCTCGCCGCCGCGCTCATGGCGTCCGCCGTCGCGGGGCTCTGGCTGCTGCCCGTCGGCTGGGATTCCGACGCGGACGACCGGGGCGGCGAGCCGATGACGCGGATCCTCGTGCGGGCCTGGCCGATCTACGTCACGGGCGCGGCCAGCCTGTCCATGCTCGCCCTCGCCGAGCTGGTGCTGCCCGCCCTCCTCGAACAGCGCGGCATAGCCGTGGGCTGGGCGGGGCCGCTGCTCGCCGGGCTCGCGCTCGGCTCCGCCGTCGGATCGTTCTGCTACGGCCTTCGCTCGTGGCCGGGGCGGCTGCGGACGCAGAGCATGGTGCTGATGTTCGCCGTCTCGGGCTGCCTCGCCCTGGTCGCCCTGCTGCCGTCCCTCGGCTGGCTGTTCGGCGCGCTCGGCGTCGCGGGAGTGCTGCAGGCGGGCGCGATGCTCACCCGGAACCTGTCGCTGCGCGAGGTCCTGCCGCCGAGCGCGCTCGCGGCGGGCTATTCGGTGATGTACGCGGCGGTGGGCGCGGGTTACGCGGCGAGCGGCTCCCTGGCGGGCGCCCTGCTCAGCGTCGCGTCGCCGTCGACGGCGATCCTGGCGGGCGTCGGCCTCAGCGTGGTCCTCACGGTGGTCGGGCTGCTCGGTGAGGTGCGGCCCGCACCGTCCACGGGGCAGGTCGTGTCCAGCGGGGCCGGCGCCTCCCCGGCTTCAGCGGACGGCGTCGGCGGGCGCGGCGACGACATCGCGGAACGTGCGGCGATACGCGGTGGGGGTGACGCCGAGCGCGGCCTGTAG
- a CDS encoding GlxA family transcriptional regulator has product MAADRPGTRTDPAPARHRIVVLALDGVIPFELGIPQRIFGRARDAAGHRLYEVVTCSVRPPGPVRTDADYAILVEHGPGALADADTVVVPASYELGPVYEEGRLTDELTAALAHIRPGTRLISICTGGYVLAAAGYLDGRPATTHWSSAEHFQRLFPKIKVDADVLFIDDGDVLTSAGVASGVDLCVHIVRRDHGTAVANAVARLTVVPPHRDGGQAQYIERPVPEPQLATTSTARAWALDRLDRPLQLRDLAEQEAMSVRTFTRRFREEVGISPGQWLTQQRVERARHLLESSGLSVDQVARNAGFGTAQSMRQHLQAALGVTPTAYRRTFRDVVAAPADAVR; this is encoded by the coding sequence ATGGCCGCCGACCGTCCCGGAACACGGACAGACCCCGCCCCCGCACGCCACCGCATCGTCGTCCTCGCCCTCGACGGCGTCATCCCGTTCGAACTGGGCATCCCTCAGCGGATCTTCGGGCGGGCCAGGGACGCCGCGGGGCACCGGCTGTACGAGGTGGTGACCTGCTCCGTCCGGCCACCGGGGCCGGTGCGGACGGACGCGGACTACGCGATCCTCGTCGAACACGGGCCGGGGGCCCTGGCCGATGCGGACACCGTCGTGGTGCCCGCCTCGTACGAACTGGGTCCCGTGTACGAGGAGGGGCGGCTGACCGACGAGCTCACCGCCGCACTCGCGCACATCAGGCCGGGCACCCGGCTCATCTCCATCTGCACGGGCGGGTACGTCCTGGCCGCCGCCGGATACCTCGACGGCCGCCCCGCGACCACGCACTGGAGCTCCGCCGAGCACTTCCAGCGGCTCTTCCCGAAGATCAAGGTCGACGCGGACGTGCTGTTCATCGACGACGGTGACGTCCTGACGTCGGCGGGCGTGGCGTCCGGCGTCGACCTCTGCGTCCACATCGTGCGCCGCGACCACGGCACGGCCGTCGCCAACGCCGTGGCCCGCCTCACCGTCGTCCCCCCGCACCGCGACGGCGGCCAGGCGCAGTACATCGAACGCCCGGTCCCCGAGCCCCAGTTGGCGACCACGAGCACCGCGCGGGCCTGGGCGCTCGACCGCCTCGACCGGCCGCTCCAGCTGCGCGACCTGGCCGAGCAGGAGGCCATGTCGGTGCGCACGTTCACCCGCCGCTTCCGCGAGGAGGTCGGCATCAGCCCCGGGCAGTGGCTCACCCAGCAGCGCGTGGAGCGGGCGCGGCACCTCCTTGAGTCAAGCGGCCTCTCCGTCGACCAGGTGGCGCGGAACGCGGGCTTCGGCACGGCGCAGTCGATGCGCCAGCACCTACAGGCCGCGCTCGGCGTCACCCCCACCGCGTATCGCCGCACGTTCCGCGATGTCGTCGCCGCGCCCGCCGACGCCGTCCGCTGA